From the Paenibacillus sp. FSL H8-0548 genome, one window contains:
- a CDS encoding LacI family DNA-binding transcriptional regulator → MATIKDIAQEAGVSAATVSRVLNNDTTLAVSEETRTRIFSIAEKLQYKPSRLRRMKKEEQRSRQQIGLLMWSTLEDEHEDPYFFSIRKGIEARCEELGISIVKVLRGNTRAEMQPVHELDGVIVVGSIDEDDVRQLYNNRERLVFVNHSYELNEYDTVKLHFEQATRAVITHLKALGHNKIGYIGGTDSVHRFSGQAEDKETEEPRRLFFERELRELGLYDESFVVKAYWSSNGGYDAMKRLLKQSTRPTACFIGSDPMTVGALRALHEHGLKVPEDMAIVGFDDIEISAYLNPPLTTVRAHTEQMGRAAVQLLLERIEGREAAVHMTINTTLIVRESCGSLL, encoded by the coding sequence ATGGCGACTATAAAAGATATTGCGCAGGAGGCGGGCGTTTCAGCTGCTACCGTATCCAGGGTTTTAAACAATGATACAACCTTGGCGGTAAGCGAGGAAACGCGGACACGTATTTTTAGCATTGCCGAGAAGCTGCAGTATAAGCCGTCCAGGCTGCGAAGAATGAAAAAAGAAGAGCAGCGCTCTCGCCAGCAAATAGGCTTGTTGATGTGGTCGACGCTGGAAGATGAGCATGAGGATCCTTACTTTTTTTCCATTCGCAAAGGCATCGAGGCGCGCTGTGAGGAGCTCGGAATTAGTATCGTTAAAGTTTTGCGAGGCAACACCCGCGCGGAGATGCAGCCTGTGCATGAGCTTGATGGCGTAATCGTTGTCGGCTCAATCGATGAAGACGATGTTCGTCAGCTGTATAACAACAGGGAGCGACTTGTGTTTGTTAACCATTCGTATGAGCTGAATGAGTATGATACGGTGAAGCTGCATTTTGAGCAGGCTACCAGAGCTGTAATTACACATCTTAAAGCGCTTGGGCATAACAAAATAGGTTATATCGGTGGCACTGATAGCGTTCATCGGTTTAGCGGCCAGGCTGAAGATAAAGAAACCGAAGAGCCGCGTCGTCTGTTTTTTGAGAGAGAGCTGCGCGAGCTTGGTTTATATGATGAGAGCTTTGTTGTGAAAGCTTATTGGTCCTCCAACGGCGGGTATGATGCGATGAAACGGCTGCTTAAGCAAAGCACAAGACCAACAGCCTGCTTTATCGGCAGTGATCCGATGACGGTAGGCGCTTTGCGAGCACTGCATGAGCATGGTCTTAAAGTACCGGAGGATATGGCAATTGTGGGTTTCGATGATATAGAAATATCTGCGTATTTGAATCCGCCGCTGACAACGGTTCGCGCGCATACGGAACAAATGGGCAGAGCCGCGGTTCAACTGCTGCTCGAGCGAATAGAAGGTCGTGAGGCGGCCGTTCATATGACCATCAATACAACCCTCATCGTTCGGGAAAGCTGTGGCAGCTTGTTGTAA
- a CDS encoding EAL domain-containing protein produces MKKIRLSIAQKLISSLGLLVVISFVVLVSAHLIKLYESNLRESELLAQTQTIAYIHPFSQLLDQTMGMLDTLETTMLQMNKYDMQNREYTVELLHQMLEKHPDILGVYTVWEPNAFDGNDALNQNKNRFDDATGRFIPYVVRMNDTIKILPIEHYEDMELGKFYQIPKLTKAFSLLEPYSYSIEGHPMDMVSLVLPILDEQGSFLGIVGADISLESLQKQLASFRPLDGYANIITTENNYLANGQNPELVNSPYQLWSSQDELEAMKGTSARIKYTSNPDGDGTVLRLFYPIPIYNDLWHIETVIPKKNMLSNYYKSLWQSLLITGLALLFMAAVTTMLVRKIILVNIKKVVKATSAVAAGNEGQQLTINTNDEFEFMANHFNNMLAQRNEAAQLIEYQLTHDLMTGLPNRYAYHRYMEEKQLGSGNIEGHIAMLYIDLDRFKMINDTLDHTMGDQLLQQVAKRIVDKVGSYGRVFRFGGDEYIALLDHAAQLNQVMSIAEQLLTAISEPIGLGDRKFYITASIGMSIHHEWTSDAADQLVKESDIAMYLAKKERNTCKVYSPSMNDVPKKELILESSMYRALDEGEFVLYYQPKIDMSTGAIYGAEALIRWMHPELGMVSPLDFIPIAEKTGFIIPLGEWVLYSACQQISEWERMGLKSLSVSVNMSMIQFQQKNIVHTIERIISAAGIRPGQIELEITESIFMENSGHTLKILHELMELGVKLSLDDFGTGYSSLSYLQNIPLHTLKLDKSFISGIVNDFKKQMIYKSVIVIAHNLNLKVVAEGVETQEELDIISNHNCDAVQGYIYSPPVPAQRFVQLFMQHNKEDV; encoded by the coding sequence ATGAAAAAGATAAGGCTGAGTATTGCACAAAAGTTAATATCATCACTTGGCCTGTTGGTAGTTATTTCATTTGTAGTTCTGGTTTCTGCTCATCTCATTAAGCTTTATGAGTCGAATTTGCGTGAAAGCGAGCTGCTTGCTCAAACGCAAACGATAGCCTATATACATCCGTTCTCACAACTGTTGGACCAAACGATGGGAATGCTGGATACATTAGAAACAACAATGCTGCAAATGAATAAATACGATATGCAAAATCGAGAATATACCGTTGAGCTGCTGCATCAGATGCTTGAGAAGCATCCTGACATATTGGGAGTCTACACGGTATGGGAACCTAATGCATTTGACGGAAATGATGCACTCAACCAAAATAAAAATCGCTTCGATGATGCTACGGGGCGATTTATTCCGTATGTCGTTCGAATGAATGATACGATTAAAATATTACCGATTGAGCATTATGAGGATATGGAGCTAGGAAAGTTTTATCAAATACCTAAACTAACGAAGGCCTTTTCACTACTCGAGCCTTATTCCTATAGTATAGAAGGTCATCCGATGGATATGGTCTCTCTCGTGCTGCCCATTCTGGATGAGCAGGGAAGCTTTTTGGGTATAGTAGGCGCTGATATTTCACTCGAATCGTTACAGAAGCAGCTTGCATCATTCCGTCCATTAGATGGCTACGCCAACATTATTACAACGGAAAATAACTATTTGGCCAATGGGCAAAATCCAGAGCTTGTGAATTCTCCTTATCAGCTGTGGTCAAGCCAGGATGAGCTTGAAGCGATGAAGGGGACGAGTGCTCGCATAAAATATACTTCTAACCCGGATGGAGACGGAACCGTATTGCGGTTATTTTATCCTATTCCTATTTATAATGATCTTTGGCATATAGAGACGGTAATTCCCAAGAAGAATATGCTGTCTAATTACTATAAAAGTCTTTGGCAATCACTGCTGATCACAGGGTTGGCACTGCTGTTTATGGCGGCTGTAACGACGATGCTTGTTCGTAAAATTATTTTAGTCAACATAAAGAAGGTCGTTAAAGCTACATCAGCGGTCGCAGCTGGAAACGAAGGGCAGCAGCTTACGATAAACACGAATGATGAATTTGAGTTTATGGCGAATCATTTTAATAATATGCTCGCTCAGCGTAATGAAGCTGCACAATTGATTGAATATCAATTGACTCATGATCTAATGACAGGCTTGCCTAACCGCTATGCCTATCATCGTTATATGGAAGAGAAGCAGCTTGGGAGCGGCAATATAGAAGGCCATATCGCGATGCTCTACATTGATCTTGATCGGTTCAAAATGATTAATGATACGCTGGATCATACGATGGGCGATCAGTTGCTGCAGCAGGTGGCAAAGCGAATTGTTGACAAGGTTGGCAGCTATGGACGAGTCTTTCGCTTTGGAGGGGACGAATATATTGCGCTTCTTGATCATGCAGCTCAACTAAATCAAGTCATGAGTATAGCGGAACAGCTGTTGACAGCCATTTCCGAGCCTATTGGGCTTGGGGACCGCAAGTTCTACATAACAGCAAGCATCGGAATGAGTATTCATCATGAATGGACCTCGGATGCCGCAGATCAGCTGGTGAAGGAATCAGACATTGCCATGTATCTGGCGAAGAAAGAGAGAAATACGTGTAAAGTTTATTCTCCTTCCATGAATGATGTACCGAAAAAGGAATTGATTTTGGAGAGCAGCATGTACAGGGCTTTAGATGAAGGGGAGTTTGTCCTTTATTATCAGCCGAAGATTGATATGTCTACCGGCGCTATTTACGGAGCAGAGGCCTTGATTCGCTGGATGCATCCGGAGCTCGGCATGGTCTCGCCGCTTGACTTTATTCCGATTGCTGAGAAAACAGGCTTTATCATTCCGCTTGGAGAATGGGTGCTGTATTCAGCATGCCAGCAAATTAGCGAGTGGGAACGAATGGGCTTAAAATCACTTTCGGTGAGTGTCAATATGTCGATGATTCAATTTCAGCAGAAAAATATTGTTCATACGATCGAACGAATTATTTCTGCTGCGGGCATTCGCCCGGGACAAATCGAGCTTGAAATTACAGAGTCGATTTTTATGGAAAACTCAGGGCATACGCTCAAAATATTGCATGAGCTGATGGAGCTCGGCGTTAAGCTTTCTCTGGACGATTTTGGAACAGGATATTCATCGCTTAGCTATTTGCAGAACATTCCGCTGCATACCTTAAAGCTGGATAAGTCGTTCATAAGCGGGATCGTCAACGATTTCAAGAAACAAATGATCTATAAGTCGGTTATCGTTATCGCACATAATTTGAACCTGAAGGTGGTGGCCGAGGGGGTAGAGACGCAGGAAGAGCTGGATATTATATCCAATCATAATTGCGATGCTGTTCAAGGCTATATTTATAGCCCTCCCGTACCGGCGCAGAGGTTCGTGCAGCTCTTTATGCAGCACAATAAAGAGGACGTTTAA
- a CDS encoding sigma-70 family RNA polymerase sigma factor — MDHSAPDLFRQQFNQYYPSVRRKLVALIRDEAAAEDLAQETFLRLYRNPPDQPEAIGGWLHRVLTRLAYDYMDKKARERALTQKQEQSMLAQPQEVQSNEQQFIDKDEQEQVRAWLDTLSERDKQLLMLRYEGYSYAEIAQQLQVRQPQVGTMLRRAGERLKRKALKAENAMSHE, encoded by the coding sequence ATGGACCACTCGGCGCCGGATTTGTTTCGTCAACAATTTAATCAGTACTATCCATCAGTCAGACGCAAGCTTGTTGCGCTTATTCGCGATGAAGCAGCGGCTGAGGATCTTGCGCAGGAAACCTTCCTGCGGCTTTACCGGAATCCGCCGGATCAGCCTGAAGCTATTGGAGGCTGGCTGCATCGTGTATTGACGCGGCTCGCTTATGACTATATGGATAAGAAAGCGCGGGAACGCGCTCTAACGCAAAAACAGGAGCAAAGCATGCTTGCACAGCCGCAAGAGGTGCAGTCCAATGAACAGCAGTTCATCGATAAGGACGAGCAGGAACAGGTTCGAGCCTGGCTGGATACGCTATCTGAGCGAGATAAGCAGCTGCTCATGCTGCGTTATGAGGGGTATAGCTATGCGGAAATAGCACAGCAGCTTCAGGTGCGGCAGCCTCAGGTCGGCACCATGCTCAGGAGAGCTGGAGAGCGGTTGAAGCGGAAAGCGTTGAAGGCGGAGAATGCAATGTCCCATGAATAG
- a CDS encoding ABC transporter ATP-binding protein, whose product MTAHAIEAIQLNKDYGDGRGCRDVTLTIRKGEAFGFLGPNGAGKSTIVKMLTGLIKPTSGKAQIFGYASGSMEANRKLGYLPELFRYPDWLTGEEVLAFHAKLCELDRTAAKQRIYLLLDEVGIGSRGRDRLKGYSKGMQQRLGLACALLGNPDIVFLDEPASALDPVGRHEVRELLARLRSQGKTIFLNSHLLEDVELLCDRVALLNNGQVLKEGKVSEVLRSKSSWRIRVSGYTPLAPERIRQLLEVNVRVSDQAGEDEVWLELELEDDEQIGLVNYILIELGLTLYEVGKTTSRLDEWFFEAVSGLEHRGERR is encoded by the coding sequence ATGACCGCCCATGCTATTGAAGCTATTCAATTAAACAAGGACTACGGTGACGGGCGCGGCTGTCGCGACGTTACTTTAACCATTAGAAAAGGGGAAGCCTTTGGCTTCCTCGGTCCTAATGGAGCAGGCAAAAGCACGATTGTCAAAATGCTCACTGGTCTAATTAAGCCAACCTCAGGCAAAGCTCAAATCTTCGGTTATGCTTCGGGTTCGATGGAGGCAAATCGGAAATTAGGTTATTTGCCTGAGCTGTTTCGTTATCCAGACTGGCTGACCGGAGAAGAGGTGCTGGCCTTTCATGCGAAGCTATGCGAGCTGGACCGAACAGCCGCCAAGCAGCGAATCTATTTACTTCTGGATGAAGTCGGCATTGGCAGCCGTGGACGTGATCGACTCAAAGGTTATTCAAAAGGAATGCAGCAGAGGCTTGGACTCGCCTGCGCTTTGCTCGGCAATCCTGATATTGTCTTTCTTGACGAGCCAGCATCGGCACTTGATCCGGTTGGCAGGCATGAGGTACGCGAGCTGCTTGCTAGACTAAGAAGCCAAGGGAAAACGATTTTTCTCAACTCTCATCTGCTTGAGGATGTTGAGCTTTTATGCGATAGGGTGGCTCTACTTAATAATGGACAAGTTCTCAAAGAGGGCAAGGTATCGGAGGTATTGCGCTCAAAGTCGAGTTGGCGTATACGAGTCAGTGGATATACACCGCTTGCCCCTGAGCGTATTCGGCAATTACTCGAGGTGAATGTTAGGGTCTCAGATCAGGCCGGTGAAGATGAGGTCTGGCTGGAGCTTGAACTGGAGGATGATGAGCAAATTGGCTTAGTTAATTATATTCTCATTGAGCTGGGCTTGACATTGTATGAGGTAGGTAAAACAACATCGCGCCTTGATGAATGGTTTTTTGAGGCCGTATCTGGACTTGAGCATAGGGGTGAGCGGCGATGA
- a CDS encoding GTP-binding protein: MTNREQSIPIHLLSGFLGSGKTTLLRRLLDYYTAQGKKPAVIMNELGDINLDGQLVSDEVPMAEMLSGCICCTMRGDLGMEISMLINEHQPDVIFIESTGAANPMETLDGVTEAAMYKAIDLRSVITVVDGPELLERSRDGKGRTFKLMQEQIRCATIMLLNKADKLEPDQLVEAQQQLRELNAHAQIIATVRCAIDDWSWLDSAEASSGDANERSSSKTEQVDSRVHDETHTHNEDEQCSVEGCSHEHHHSHTAHHHSHDHVMVVTHYWRNPVDSTAFESLLQNLPSNIYRAKGIVTFTDAPSRFLFQYAYKESDFMRIDPQGDVNDVAVFIGEHFSREWLQKELELLEQAANKE, from the coding sequence ATGACGAATAGAGAACAAAGCATACCGATTCATTTATTGTCCGGCTTTCTAGGGAGCGGGAAGACCACGCTGCTAAGAAGACTGCTGGACTATTACACTGCGCAAGGGAAGAAGCCGGCGGTAATTATGAATGAGCTGGGTGATATCAACCTTGATGGTCAGCTCGTTTCCGATGAGGTGCCTATGGCCGAAATGCTTAGCGGCTGTATTTGCTGTACGATGCGGGGCGATTTGGGCATGGAAATCAGCATGCTTATAAACGAGCATCAGCCGGATGTTATATTTATTGAATCAACAGGTGCTGCAAACCCGATGGAAACGTTGGATGGGGTTACAGAGGCGGCGATGTACAAAGCGATTGATCTTCGCAGCGTGATTACAGTTGTTGACGGACCAGAGCTGCTAGAGCGCAGCCGAGATGGGAAAGGCAGAACGTTCAAGCTGATGCAGGAGCAGATTCGTTGTGCAACCATTATGCTCCTCAATAAAGCAGATAAGCTGGAGCCGGATCAGCTCGTTGAAGCGCAGCAGCAGCTGCGCGAGCTGAATGCCCATGCGCAAATTATTGCAACCGTTCGTTGTGCAATAGATGATTGGAGCTGGCTGGATAGTGCCGAGGCATCAAGCGGCGATGCTAATGAGCGCAGCAGCAGTAAAACGGAGCAAGTAGATAGCCGTGTACATGATGAGACACATACACACAATGAAGACGAGCAATGCTCGGTAGAAGGCTGCTCTCACGAGCATCATCATAGTCACACCGCTCATCATCACTCGCATGATCATGTGATGGTTGTTACCCATTATTGGAGAAACCCGGTTGACAGTACAGCATTCGAATCTCTGCTTCAGAATCTTCCATCGAATATTTATCGGGCGAAGGGGATTGTGACGTTTACGGATGCACCGAGCCGTTTTCTATTTCAATATGCATACAAGGAATCAGATTTTATGCGAATAGATCCGCAGGGCGACGTGAATGATGTAGCTGTATTTATAGGAGAGCATTTTTCGAGGGAATGGCTGCAAAAGGAGCTGGAGCTTCTGGAGCAGGCTGCGAATAAAGAGTGA
- a CDS encoding alpha-galactosidase yields MTIQYDQQRSVFHLQSKDTSYVIHVTNTGYPAHIYWGKKVRGVQLERLLELKERASFTPSTELDQLELSLDTLPQEYPAYGNSDFRMPAFQVKLPNGTTVTDLRYESYQIIAGKPALAGLPSTYTESDAEAQTLEITLKDELTGLSVILSYTVFEDYDAITRSARVVNNGSDTLQLQRAFSMSLDFAHDQFEMLQLSGAWIRERHIHKRKLVPGLQSIESRRGSSSHMQNPFIALLAEGATEEHGDVYGVNLVYSGNFTAGVEVDQFHAARLFIGINPFDFNWKLEPGEQFQTPEAVMVHSEHGLGGMSRSFHDFYRARLIRGTFRDQTRPILVNNWEATYFNFNADKIEAIARAGQELGIELFVLDDGWFGKRDNDTTSLGDWFVDRNKLPNGLEDLVSRVKRLDMQFGIWFEPEMISPESELYKAHPEWCLHVEGRRRTQARHQLVLDLSREDVQQYIVKSVSDILASAPITYVKWDMNRNMTEVGSALLPADRQRETAHRYMLGLYSVLEQITSAFPNILFESCSGGGGRFDAGMLHYMPQTWTSDNSDAVSRLKIQYGTSIVYPVSSMGAHVSAVPNHQVGRMTSLETRGNVALSGNFGYELDLTQFTEEEKDEVKEQVKLYKDVRHLVQFGDFYRLLSPFEGNETAWMFVSKDKSEAFVVFVSVLQEPNPKLNRFRLQGLDPNRDYKLHDEDTVYGGDQLLYAGLATPQFFGDYASKVYRFRAVE; encoded by the coding sequence TTGACCATTCAGTATGATCAACAGCGTTCGGTATTTCATTTGCAATCGAAGGATACAAGCTATGTTATCCATGTGACCAACACAGGTTATCCTGCGCATATTTATTGGGGAAAAAAGGTTCGCGGTGTACAGCTGGAGAGATTGCTTGAGCTGAAAGAGCGCGCGTCCTTCACGCCTAGCACGGAGCTTGATCAGCTCGAACTATCGCTCGATACGCTGCCGCAGGAGTATCCGGCATATGGCAACTCCGATTTCCGTATGCCCGCATTCCAAGTCAAGCTGCCTAATGGGACAACGGTAACAGATCTGCGCTATGAATCTTATCAAATTATCGCTGGAAAGCCGGCCCTTGCTGGATTGCCATCGACCTATACGGAAAGTGATGCCGAAGCGCAAACCTTGGAGATTACGTTGAAAGATGAGCTGACAGGCTTGTCGGTTATTTTGTCCTATACCGTATTTGAAGACTATGATGCGATTACTCGCTCGGCAAGAGTGGTCAACAACGGCTCTGACACGCTGCAGCTGCAGCGTGCATTCAGTATGAGTCTGGATTTTGCGCATGATCAATTCGAAATGCTACAGCTCTCCGGTGCATGGATTCGTGAGCGTCATATTCATAAACGGAAGCTTGTACCGGGCTTGCAATCCATCGAGAGCCGTAGAGGCTCAAGCAGTCATATGCAAAATCCATTTATCGCTTTGCTGGCGGAGGGTGCAACCGAGGAGCATGGTGATGTTTACGGAGTGAATTTGGTATACAGCGGGAATTTCACCGCTGGTGTAGAGGTCGATCAATTCCACGCAGCACGGCTATTTATCGGTATTAACCCGTTTGATTTCAATTGGAAGCTAGAACCAGGCGAGCAGTTCCAAACGCCTGAAGCGGTTATGGTGCATTCCGAGCACGGGCTTGGCGGCATGTCGCGCAGCTTCCACGATTTCTACCGTGCTCGCCTCATTCGCGGTACGTTCCGTGATCAAACACGTCCGATTCTCGTTAATAACTGGGAAGCGACGTATTTTAATTTTAACGCAGACAAAATAGAAGCGATTGCGCGCGCAGGACAAGAGCTCGGGATCGAGCTGTTCGTGCTGGATGACGGCTGGTTCGGCAAGCGTGATAATGATACGACCTCGCTGGGCGACTGGTTTGTAGATCGCAATAAGCTGCCGAACGGCCTTGAGGATTTGGTTAGCCGCGTGAAGCGTCTGGATATGCAGTTCGGCATATGGTTCGAGCCTGAGATGATTTCTCCAGAAAGCGAGCTCTACAAAGCGCATCCTGAATGGTGCTTGCATGTGGAGGGCCGCAGACGGACGCAGGCAAGGCATCAGCTCGTTCTCGATTTGTCGCGCGAGGATGTTCAACAATATATCGTGAAGTCAGTTTCAGATATACTCGCTAGCGCGCCGATCACGTATGTGAAATGGGACATGAACCGCAATATGACAGAGGTTGGTTCGGCGCTTCTGCCAGCAGATCGCCAACGCGAGACGGCTCACCGTTATATGCTTGGTCTTTATTCTGTGCTTGAGCAAATAACATCAGCGTTTCCAAATATTTTGTTCGAAAGCTGCTCGGGCGGCGGCGGACGTTTCGACGCTGGCATGCTGCACTACATGCCGCAAACGTGGACAAGCGACAACTCGGATGCGGTTTCCCGCTTGAAGATTCAATACGGCACCAGCATAGTGTATCCGGTAAGCTCCATGGGGGCTCACGTTTCGGCCGTGCCAAACCATCAGGTTGGCCGCATGACCTCGCTTGAGACTAGAGGCAACGTCGCGCTTTCCGGAAACTTTGGCTATGAGCTTGATCTGACTCAGTTTACTGAGGAGGAGAAGGACGAGGTTAAAGAGCAGGTTAAATTGTACAAGGATGTTCGTCATCTCGTACAATTTGGTGATTTCTACCGGCTGTTAAGTCCGTTCGAGGGTAATGAAACAGCATGGATGTTTGTGTCCAAAGACAAGAGCGAAGCGTTCGTCGTCTTCGTATCCGTTCTGCAGGAGCCGAATCCGAAGCTGAATCGCTTCCGTCTGCAGGGGCTGGACCCGAATCGCGATTATAAGCTGCATGATGAGGACACCGTATACGGCGGCGATCAACTGTTGTATGCCGGTCTAGCTACACCGCAATTTTTCGGTGACTATGCAAGCAAGGTGTACCGCTTCCGCGCAGTGGAGTAG
- a CDS encoding ABC transporter permease subunit, with protein sequence MNAVWGLTWKELIRKRVTLMTILMTVVFLVAYWFIADAIAGEHQVYANDSSNDLFIKMVSGVMVLTLGFFFGAFAVAFLAIFGSVAAVTGEAEQGVLQSVLARPIPRWKWFMGRWLGFVSYGALYAFLLFFSIIVICWIETGVLFQIFVLLKAYLLFTAVVPLLVSLTMLGSCFLSPLGNGISMTMLFGMGWLGSMLGRFMEMGRIQLEGIKTLETITGLIKLFMPADALQQRMLSELFSISELGGLINLGRELSYVFSINGAPTNSFLVYCAIYTIILLAVGLFVMTRKDF encoded by the coding sequence ATGAACGCGGTTTGGGGGCTAACATGGAAGGAGCTTATACGAAAGCGCGTGACGCTGATGACGATACTGATGACGGTCGTTTTTCTGGTCGCTTATTGGTTTATTGCCGACGCTATCGCTGGTGAGCATCAGGTGTATGCAAATGATTCATCAAATGATTTATTCATCAAAATGGTTAGTGGCGTAATGGTGCTGACGCTCGGTTTTTTCTTTGGAGCGTTTGCCGTCGCCTTTTTAGCGATTTTTGGATCTGTTGCTGCAGTAACAGGCGAAGCGGAGCAGGGGGTATTGCAATCCGTATTAGCAAGACCAATTCCTCGTTGGAAGTGGTTTATGGGGAGATGGCTTGGCTTTGTTTCTTATGGAGCTTTGTATGCATTTCTATTATTTTTTTCTATTATCGTGATTTGCTGGATAGAGACAGGGGTGTTATTTCAAATCTTCGTCCTATTGAAAGCTTATTTATTATTCACTGCAGTTGTACCGCTGCTCGTTTCCTTGACGATGCTGGGGTCATGCTTTCTAAGTCCTTTAGGTAATGGAATTAGCATGACGATGCTATTTGGAATGGGCTGGCTCGGCAGCATGCTCGGCCGGTTTATGGAAATGGGGAGAATACAGCTAGAGGGGATAAAGACGCTTGAAACTATTACCGGATTAATCAAGCTATTCATGCCTGCTGATGCCTTGCAACAACGTATGCTAAGTGAGCTATTTTCGATATCCGAGCTTGGAGGCTTGATTAACCTGGGCCGTGAGCTCAGCTACGTATTCTCAATCAACGGAGCGCCAACAAATTCATTTTTAGTTTATTGTGCGATATATACGATAATTTTATTAGCAGTTGGTTTATTTGTTATGACCCGAAAAGACTTTTAA